One Misgurnus anguillicaudatus chromosome 22, ASM2758022v2, whole genome shotgun sequence DNA segment encodes these proteins:
- the LOC129440604 gene encoding C-X-C motif chemokine 11-6-like: MKTVAVFAFLVCLLAAEVKGQQSFTGRCLCADKGVNAVSRQLIKKVEIFYPSPSCGKQEVIVTLINAKRKCLNPESNFTQHVIKMVLEKRGPVGNDSQHKSRTTSEP; this comes from the exons ATGAAGACTGTTGCAGTTTTTGCTTTTCTAGTCTGTCTGCTTGCAGCAGAAGTGAAAG GGCAGCAGAGTTTTACAGGCAGATGTCTCTGTGCTGACAAAGGCGTGAATGCGGTTTCCAGACAATTGATTAAGAAAGTTGAAATCTTCTACCCAAGCCCATCTTGTGGAAAGCAGGAAGTTAT TGTCACTCTGATCAATGCAAAGCGGAAATGCCTGAATCCAGAGTCTAATTTTACCCAGCATGTAATTAAAATGGTTCTTGAAAAGAG GGGCCCAGTAGGGAATGACTCTCAACATAAATCCAGAACAACATCTGAGCCATAA